A genomic segment from Aegilops tauschii subsp. strangulata cultivar AL8/78 chromosome 1, Aet v6.0, whole genome shotgun sequence encodes:
- the LOC109736599 gene encoding uncharacterized protein: MEYVAVRAPTPMSRRTRHAYQLAADPTVLPPPPLQTTTTGNGVEQHNQRRMDLEHEVAELKQQLSNEETVHHILERALRPTTTTTSSSSARSVLLNIPAFIPAKAKQLLAELVLVEEEIARLESQIHTMKGGLITTAQQQRASMATTTCASSYSPSVYTSNGNGNGNGNSNGTAAYAASNRQPADQVAPEIKSMFFISQAMNAEYLQRHLAADDKPDRSPKDQTRGSGAAAISLKFNDDIIGPPPRNSHDKKQSNSADEKPPRVTQEPSPPPLTAKRDEQSKVQPNKLSERIVKCLAVIFIRLLRSSRAAEMDKSGNLARSGNLQGSFRIDAALNVAAGAAKEKDRGQQDHYGIFGIQDSMVRDIGPYKNLVRFTSSAFDLRGFSSSPLLTKLREMLEALQQVNLSILTHQQKLAFWLNIYNTCIMHGILQHGLPSNSEKLLALKNKATINVSGQKFNALVIENFILRQPSSVKEEFWKCDVDVEEQQVRSLYGLNSSEPNILFAMCCGTRSSPALRIYKADRLMADLEKAKLDYLQASLVVTSTRRLMIPSLIHSNTHDFAKDMESLLRWICDQLPTSWSLRKSMVDCLRGHLKVEDVVEVIPYDYEFQYLLPK; this comes from the exons ATGGAGTACGTGGCCGTGCGGGCTCCGACTCCGATGAGCCGCAGGACTCGCCATGCTTACCAACTCGCCGCCGATCCTActgttcttcctcctcctccg TTGCAGACGACGACGACGGGCAACGGCGTGGAACAGCACAATCAGAGACGCATGGATCTTGAGCACGAG GTGGCGGAGCTGAAGCAGCAGCTGAGCAACGAGGAGACGGTGCACCACATCCTGGAGCGCGCCCTGCgcccaaccaccaccaccacctcctcctcctccgcgcgtTCCGTCCTCCTCAACATCCCGGCCTTCATCCCGGCCAAGGCAAAGCAGCTGCTCGCGGAGCTCGTGCTCGTCGAGGAAGAGATCGCGCGGCTCGAGTCGCAGATCCACACGATGAAGGGCGGCCTAATTACCACCGCGCAGCAGCAACGGGCGTCCATGGCGACCACCACCTGTGCCTCCTCCTACTCGCCAAGTGTCTACACCAGCAACGGCAATGGCAATGGCAATGGCAACAGCAACGGCACGGCGGCATACGCGGCATCAAATCGTCAGCCGGCTGATCAGGTGGCGCCGGAGATCAAGTCCATGTTCTTCATCAGCCAGGCCATGAACGCCGAGTACCTCCAGCGCCATCTTGCCGCCGACGACAAGCCGGACAGGAGCCCCAAAGACCAGACCAGAGGATCGGGAGCCGCCGCCATCAGCCTAAAGTTCAACGATGACATCATTGGCCCCCCGCCAAGGAATTCCCATGACAAG AAGCAATCGAATAGCGCAGACGAAAAACCACCGAGGGTCACCCAAgaaccgtcgccgccgccgctgacgGCGAAGAGGGACGAGCAGAGCAAGGTCCAGCCGAACAAGCTGTCGGAGAGGATCGTGAAATGCCTGGCGGTGATCTTCATCAGGCTGCTCCGGTCGTCGCGGGCGGCGGAGATGGACAAATCCGGCAACCTCGCCAGGTCCGGGAACCTGCAGGGGAGCTTCAGGATCGACGCGGCGCTGAACGTGGCGGCGGGCGCCGCCAAGGAGAAGGACAGGGGGCAGCAGGATCACTACGGCATCTTCGGGATACAGGACTCCATGGTCAGAGACATCGGCCCCTACAAGAATCTCGTCAGGTTCACCTCCAGCGCCTTCGACCTCAGAGGGTTCTCCAGCTCCCCTCTGCTCACCAAGCTGAG GGAGATGTTGGAGGCCTTGCAGCAGGTGAATTTAAGTATTCTCACACACCAGCAGAAGCTAGCATTCTGGCTCAACATATACAACACATGCATCATGCAC GGGATTCTGCAGCATGGTTTGCCCTCAAACTCTGAAAAGCTGCTAGCACTGAAGAACAAG GCAACGATAAATGTTTCAGGGCAGAAGTTCAATGCTCTGGTAATAGAGAATTTCATCTTGAGACAGCCATCCAGTGTGAAAGAA GAATTCTGGAAATGCGACGTCGATGTTGAAGAGCAACAAGTGAGGAGTCTCTACGGATTGAACAGTTCAGAGCCCAACATTCTGTTCGCGATGTGCTGTGGCACCAGATCTTCTCCGGCA CTCCGGATATACAAGGCGGATCGCTTGATGGCGGATCTGGAGAAGGCGAAGCTGGACTACCTGCAGGCGTCGCTGGTGGTGACCTCGACGAGGAGGCTGATGATCCCAAGCCTGATACACTCCAACACGCACGACTTTGCCAAGGACATGGAGTCCCTGCTCAGGTGGATCTGTGACCAGCTCCCCACATCTTGGTCGCTCAGAAAATCCATGGTGGACTGCTTGAGGGGGCATCTGAAGGTCGAAGACGTCGTGGAGGTGATCCCATACGACTATGAGTTTCAGTACCTGCTGCCCAAGTGA